A genomic segment from Glycine soja cultivar W05 chromosome 18, ASM419377v2, whole genome shotgun sequence encodes:
- the LOC114396777 gene encoding phospholipase A(1) LCAT3 → MRFCPCFGSEEAKGVADRDPVLLVSGMGGSIVNSKPKKFGFTTRVWVRLLLADVEFRNKIWSLYNPQTGYTETLDKKSEIVVPDDDHGLYAIDILDPSWFTKCIHLTEVYHFHDMIDMLVGCGYNKGTTLFGYGYDFRQSNRIGKVMEGLKSKLETAHKASGGRKVNLISHSMGGIMISCFMSLYRDVFTKYVNKWICLACPFQGAPGCINDSLLTGLEFVDGFQSYFFVKRWTMHQLLVECPSIYEMLANPYYEWKKQPEILVWRKHTKDGDNNINLESYGPTQSISLFEEALRDNEVNYKGKTISLPFNFDILDWAVETRQLIANAKLPDGVCFYNIYGTSLDTPFDVCYGSENSPIEDLSEICHTMPLYSYVDGDGTVPSESAKGDGLEATERVGVAASHRGILRDETVFQHIQKWLGVEPMVGKHSKTSKVADAQPMVL, encoded by the exons ATGCGTTTTTGCCCGTGTTTTGGATCCGAGGAGGCCAAGGGGGTGGCGGATCGCGACCCGGTCCTGCTGGTTTCGGGCATGGGCGGCTCCATTGTCAATTCCAAGCCCAAGAAATTCGGGTTCACCACTCGGGTTTGGGTCAGACTCCTCCTCGCTGACGTCGAGTTCCGAAACAAGATTTGGTCCCTTTACAATCCCCAAACAG GTTACACTGAAACGTTGGACAAGAAGTCTGAAATTGTGGTCCCTGACGATGATCACGGCCTCTATGCGATCGATATTTTGGATCCATCATGG TTTACCAAGTGTATACATTTGACGGAGGTGTATCATTTTCATGACATGATTGACATGCTTGTTGGATGTGGTTACAACAAGGGAACCACACTCTTTGGATACGGATATGATTTCAGGCAAAGCAATAG GATTGGCAAGGTAATGGAAGGTCTTAAAAGCAAGTTGGAAACTGCTCACAAAGCTTCTGGGGGAAGAAAAGTCAATTTGATTTCCCATTCCATGGGAGGAATCATGATATCGTGTTTCATGTCGCTTTATAGAGAT GTGTTTACGAAATATGTGAATAAGTGGATTTGCTTGGCTTGCCCTTTCCAAG gagCCCCAGGGTGCATCAATGATTCTTTATTAACTggattagagtttgttgatggctttcaaagctatttttttgtgaaaaggTGGACTATGCATCAATTG CTAGTGGAGTGTCCATCAATCTATGAGATGTTGGCAAATCCATATTATGAATGGAAAAAGCAACCAGAAATTCTAGTTTGGCGAAAGCATACCAAGGATGGGGacaataacatcaatttggAATCTTATGGACCAACCCAGAGTATCTCTTTATTTGAAGAAGCACTGAGGGACAATGAG GTAAATTATAAAGGGAAAACGATATCACTGCCTTTTAACTTTGATATCCTTGACTGGGCTGTTGAAACACGTCAACTTATAGCTAATGCTAAACTGCCAGATGGAGTCTGTTTCTATAACATTTATGGGACATCATTGGACACACCTTTTGATGTTTG TTATGGTTCGGAAAACTCTCCAATAGAGGACTTATCTGAAATATGCCACACAATG CCACTATATTCTTACGTCGATGGAGATGGAACGGTTCCTTCTGAATCTGCCAAG GGTGATGGACTTGAAGCCACTGAAAGGGTGGGAGTTGCTGCTTCTCACCGTGGAATATTACGAGATGAAACAGTGTTTCAACATATTCAAAAATGGTTGGGTGTTGAGCCAATGGTTGGCAAGCATTCTAAAACATCAAAAGTGGCAGATGCTCAGCCTATGGTTCTATGA